The Pseudomonadota bacterium genome contains a region encoding:
- a CDS encoding peptidoglycan DD-metalloendopeptidase family protein, translated as MKIVAPKTSLLLLVFIGVFLAAIVHAASGPETIENLEVEILNQQKKVYRLNKGIQDHKSRIRDSRSEEINFLTELERLDANLKEEREKLAKYKKELDEQEKLIKIKQEELVEILTEKETIQTHVEKRLTAYYQLGSIGVMNVVFSSAKLPDLLTFNEYFRHLMLYDQEVIASYREKIKSLSETRDTLQEGIKQLMAVIKQIKQQEMQLAETRQERMVLLTRINTEKKLYQQALLEMEEASVNLTSTIDNLKKQASTEKQKLQTLSELPKKRPPGPSHGFGAQKGRLDPPIPGTVTTYFGRNKKGKFGITTYANGIDIKSEAGNEITSIYSGKVVYAGHLRGYGNLMIIDHGQQYYSLTSRAAQFFKKENEHVATGEVIGIMGDQGGLLGEGLHFEIRHGSKPENPLHWVNNAKLKIKATRSQ; from the coding sequence ATGAAAATCGTTGCACCAAAAACATCACTTCTACTCCTTGTTTTCATTGGTGTATTCCTTGCTGCCATCGTCCATGCCGCATCCGGCCCGGAAACCATTGAAAACCTTGAGGTGGAAATCCTCAATCAACAGAAAAAGGTATACCGCCTGAACAAGGGGATACAAGATCATAAAAGCCGCATACGTGATTCCAGAAGTGAAGAAATCAATTTCCTCACCGAACTGGAAAGACTCGACGCCAACCTCAAAGAAGAACGTGAAAAACTGGCAAAGTATAAAAAAGAACTCGATGAACAGGAAAAACTTATAAAAATCAAGCAGGAAGAACTTGTCGAAATTCTTACCGAGAAGGAAACTATCCAGACCCATGTGGAAAAACGACTTACAGCCTATTATCAGTTGGGCTCAATCGGGGTTATGAATGTTGTCTTCTCCTCTGCCAAACTTCCGGACCTCCTGACTTTCAACGAATATTTCCGTCATCTCATGCTGTACGACCAGGAGGTAATCGCTTCTTACCGTGAAAAAATCAAATCCCTTTCCGAGACCCGCGACACGCTCCAGGAAGGCATCAAACAGCTGATGGCCGTCATCAAACAGATCAAGCAACAAGAGATGCAACTTGCTGAAACAAGACAGGAGCGCATGGTGCTTCTCACCCGGATCAACACCGAAAAAAAATTATACCAGCAGGCGCTGCTTGAGATGGAAGAAGCCTCTGTAAATCTGACCAGCACCATTGATAATCTCAAAAAGCAGGCTTCCACCGAAAAACAGAAGCTCCAGACCTTATCCGAACTCCCCAAAAAAAGGCCCCCCGGTCCAAGTCATGGTTTCGGGGCGCAAAAAGGACGGCTTGATCCGCCCATACCGGGAACGGTTACCACCTATTTCGGCCGTAACAAAAAAGGCAAATTCGGCATTACGACTTATGCAAACGGCATAGATATCAAATCCGAGGCCGGAAATGAAATAACCTCCATTTACAGCGGCAAGGTGGTCTACGCCGGTCATTTAAGGGGATATGGCAATCTCATGATAATTGACCACGGACAACAGTATTACAGCTTGACTTCCCGGGCGGCCCAGTTCTTCAAGAAGGAAAACGAACATGTGGCAACGGGTGAAGTAATCGGCATAATGGGAGACCAGGGAGGTCTGCTCGGCGAAGGCCTGCATTTTGAAATCAGGCATGGCTCAAAACCAGAGAATCCACTCCACTGGGTAAATAATGCAAAACTCAAAATCAAAGCCACCCGCAGTCAATAA
- a CDS encoding ABC transporter permease, with the protein MGHMSAIFTQAGRNIKSTWGTQVMTLLTVSLSVLIFAFFFLIYINMIKAGSRFDDDLRIILYLEGEIVPEMQAQMERKIREFSDVEKVVYVSKDDAFERLTNQLGKEKDVLNDLGSAFLPPSIEVYPKKSLKHLTQIKSFADYLATLPGASKVQYGHNWIERMGYFTNLLRIIVLLSGSLLILTTTFIVSYTIRLTVVARQDELEVLRLLGAINSYIQGPLFIEGILQGLLGSATGLIFLFVLFQWIKAKFSGPGFLNLLEFSFFSPLTTLTILFIGTALCAGGSLLSIRKFLRI; encoded by the coding sequence ATGGGCCACATGTCCGCAATTTTCACACAAGCCGGCCGCAACATAAAAAGCACCTGGGGAACACAGGTTATGACTTTGCTCACCGTAAGTCTGTCTGTGCTGATCTTCGCTTTTTTCTTCCTGATCTATATAAATATGATCAAGGCCGGTTCCCGATTTGACGATGACCTACGAATTATTCTGTACCTTGAAGGCGAAATCGTCCCTGAGATGCAGGCACAGATGGAGCGCAAAATCCGCGAATTCAGCGATGTGGAAAAAGTGGTCTACGTTTCCAAGGACGACGCATTTGAACGTTTGACCAATCAACTTGGAAAAGAAAAAGACGTATTAAATGATCTTGGCTCAGCATTCCTACCCCCTTCAATCGAGGTCTACCCGAAAAAAAGTCTGAAACATCTCACGCAGATCAAATCTTTTGCTGACTATCTCGCTACCCTGCCCGGCGCATCCAAGGTCCAATACGGCCACAACTGGATTGAACGCATGGGATATTTTACCAACCTCCTGAGAATAATTGTACTTTTGAGCGGCAGTCTGCTGATTCTTACCACGACATTCATTGTCTCCTATACAATCAGGTTAACCGTTGTTGCGCGGCAAGACGAACTTGAGGTATTGAGGCTCCTTGGGGCGATCAACTCATATATCCAGGGTCCGCTGTTTATCGAGGGCATACTCCAGGGATTATTGGGGTCGGCAACCGGGTTGATCTTTCTCTTCGTGCTATTCCAATGGATCAAAGCCAAATTCAGCGGCCCTGGATTCCTCAATCTTCTGGAGTTCTCCTTCTTTTCGCCGCTGACCACCCTTACCATCCTTTTTATTGGGACTGCGTTATGTGCCGGCGGAAGTCTTTTATCCATCCGTAAATTTCTGCGAATCTAA
- a CDS encoding FumA C-terminus/TtdB family hydratase beta subunit, producing the protein MSLLRYRPEFLDNLKNIVLPFAEGVLETIEAGDLVSLTGSFYTGRDQTHRRLCALLDEGKELPVDLAGQLLYYVGPTPAKPGQVVGAAGPTTSYRMDPYTPRLLALGLKATMGKGVRSQPVREAMVKHGAIYLATIGGAGALLSKSIKKCDLIAFEDAGPEALYRMEVEEFPAVVINDLNGRDFYEIVAGK; encoded by the coding sequence ATGTCATTATTGCGATATCGGCCGGAATTTTTAGATAATCTCAAGAATATAGTTCTGCCTTTTGCCGAAGGCGTGTTGGAGACCATCGAAGCTGGTGATCTTGTCAGTCTTACCGGATCTTTTTATACCGGCAGGGACCAGACCCATCGACGACTTTGCGCCCTGCTTGATGAGGGGAAAGAACTGCCGGTGGATCTGGCAGGACAACTCCTCTATTATGTGGGCCCGACGCCCGCGAAGCCTGGTCAGGTGGTGGGTGCGGCAGGGCCGACCACAAGTTATCGGATGGATCCCTACACGCCACGTCTTCTTGCTCTTGGATTAAAGGCGACCATGGGGAAAGGGGTGCGGTCTCAACCGGTCCGGGAGGCGATGGTCAAGCACGGCGCAATATATCTCGCAACCATTGGGGGGGCCGGGGCGCTGCTGTCCAAATCTATTAAGAAATGTGATTTGATCGCTTTTGAGGACGCAGGTCCGGAAGCGCTTTACAGAATGGAAGTGGAAGAATTTCCGGCCGTTGTGATCAATGATCTCAACGGCCGGGATTTTTATGAAATTGTCGCTGGGAAATAA
- a CDS encoding sigma-54 dependent transcriptional regulator, producing the protein MADPAKKILVVDDDREIRIFLFEVLKGAGYDVEVAEDGLMALELIERNTPDLVIADIRMPQMDGIKLLQKIKAKAPQLPVMIITGYASIETAVQAMKAGAFDYIIKPLARESVIENVVRVFAAEIEIPDQVLPESRKAIKRQKRPIIGMNEKLLQILAKAKTVASSKATILVLGESGTGKEVFARYIHNESDRAKGSFVALNCAALPEGLLESELFGHEKGAFTGAIVTKKGKFELADGGTLLLDEIGEIPLHLQAKLLRVLQEEEIDRLGGQAPVKIDVHVVATTNRSLQDAVKAGEFREDLFYRLNVIPLRLPSLRERKDDIELLAEYFIGKFSAQYNKPTKKLSARSVEVFKQYSWPGNVREMENLIERAVLLGFSEEFEPWDFWDEEELRQAGVAASAAGGIPVNRQSGIAQNSGSSSEGTASLKDVERQMILQALHKTDNNRTHAAKMLGISVRTLRNKLHEYRSLGTIE; encoded by the coding sequence ATGGCCGATCCTGCAAAAAAAATACTGGTTGTGGATGATGACCGGGAAATCCGCATCTTTCTTTTCGAGGTATTGAAAGGCGCCGGATATGATGTGGAGGTTGCCGAAGACGGCTTGATGGCTCTTGAGCTTATCGAGAGAAACACCCCGGATCTGGTAATTGCCGATATCCGGATGCCGCAAATGGACGGTATCAAGCTTTTACAGAAGATCAAAGCCAAAGCCCCTCAGCTCCCGGTGATGATTATCACCGGGTATGCCTCCATCGAAACGGCGGTTCAAGCCATGAAAGCCGGAGCCTTTGATTATATCATCAAACCTCTTGCCAGAGAGAGTGTCATTGAAAATGTCGTCCGGGTATTTGCTGCGGAAATTGAAATTCCGGATCAGGTTTTGCCGGAGTCCAGAAAGGCAATAAAGCGGCAGAAACGACCGATAATCGGCATGAATGAAAAGTTGCTGCAGATTCTTGCCAAAGCAAAGACCGTTGCTTCGAGCAAGGCCACGATACTTGTCTTGGGTGAGTCAGGAACCGGTAAGGAAGTTTTTGCCCGGTATATCCATAATGAAAGTGACAGGGCCAAGGGATCTTTTGTGGCGCTTAATTGTGCGGCATTACCTGAAGGACTTCTTGAGAGCGAATTGTTTGGCCATGAGAAGGGGGCGTTTACCGGGGCCATAGTGACAAAGAAAGGCAAGTTTGAGCTTGCCGACGGCGGCACATTATTGCTCGACGAGATCGGCGAAATCCCTCTTCATCTTCAGGCAAAACTCTTACGGGTTTTGCAGGAGGAAGAAATAGACAGACTTGGCGGGCAGGCACCCGTGAAAATTGATGTGCATGTTGTGGCCACCACCAACCGGTCTTTGCAGGATGCGGTCAAGGCAGGTGAGTTTCGCGAGGATCTTTTCTATCGATTGAATGTCATTCCCTTGCGCCTGCCTTCCTTAAGAGAGAGAAAGGATGATATCGAGCTTCTGGCCGAATATTTTATCGGGAAATTTTCCGCCCAATATAATAAGCCGACCAAGAAACTCTCAGCGAGATCTGTAGAGGTTTTTAAACAATATTCCTGGCCTGGGAATGTCCGGGAAATGGAGAACCTTATTGAAAGGGCTGTGCTTCTCGGCTTCAGTGAGGAGTTTGAGCCATGGGATTTCTGGGATGAGGAAGAACTCCGACAGGCAGGGGTTGCCGCAAGTGCGGCCGGCGGAATTCCAGTTAATCGTCAATCTGGAATTGCACAGAATTCCGGGAGTTCAAGTGAAGGGACGGCAAGCCTCAAAGACGTCGAGCGTCAAATGATCCTGCAGGCCCTTCACAAAACCGACAATAATCGGACACATGCTGCCAAAATGCTGGGCATCAGCGTCAGAACCCTGCGAAATAAATTACATGAATACAGAAGCCTGGGTACTATTGAGTAA
- a CDS encoding sigma-54 dependent transcriptional regulator: MNTISILLLDESSGDSLGLSTLSKQDQLSVFRVSRREEALEHLENEQYDLFLVVFESLKNKESLIQELVDAAVDTPIIVSSHNPKIAEVASIMRAGAGDYLEAPISPEALKVSYGKLVSRPGDGLRLPSSSRTKKKDLGFARIIGKSRKMKQVFSLIEKVCNADTTVLVFGESGTGKELIAQALHYEGARCDGPFVPVNCGAIPGELLESELFGHEKGAFTHAIRTRTGRFEMAHGGTVFLDEISEMSPMLQVKILRVLQERQFERIGGTKTIKSDFRVIAATNRNLEEEVNASRFRKDLYYRLNVIPIEAPPLRDRASDIPLLVDFFMIKYKRHQRKELHEITPEALDYLLKYSWPGNVRELENMVERMVILSTGDRISVDDLPERLLEAGGRSSHNIEEIPLEGFSLSQSVADFEKRLITQALDQAGWVKNRAAKLLNVNRTTLLEKMKRHELFNP, translated from the coding sequence ATGAATACTATTTCCATCCTATTACTGGACGAATCTTCAGGGGACAGCCTGGGTCTCAGCACTCTATCAAAACAGGATCAGTTGTCTGTTTTCAGGGTAAGCCGGCGGGAAGAAGCCCTGGAGCACCTTGAAAACGAACAATATGATCTTTTTCTGGTGGTATTCGAATCCCTGAAAAATAAAGAATCCCTCATTCAGGAACTGGTTGATGCGGCAGTTGATACGCCGATTATCGTTTCATCGCACAATCCGAAGATTGCCGAGGTGGCTTCGATTATGCGTGCCGGTGCCGGAGATTATCTGGAAGCGCCGATCAGTCCTGAAGCGCTTAAGGTCTCCTATGGAAAACTCGTTTCCCGGCCGGGAGATGGCCTGAGATTGCCGAGTTCCTCCCGGACGAAGAAAAAAGATCTTGGCTTTGCCAGAATCATCGGTAAGAGCCGGAAAATGAAACAAGTCTTTTCTCTCATAGAAAAGGTTTGCAATGCCGATACAACGGTATTGGTTTTTGGTGAATCCGGCACGGGCAAGGAGCTTATTGCCCAGGCGTTGCATTACGAGGGCGCAAGGTGCGACGGACCTTTTGTGCCGGTCAACTGCGGCGCTATTCCCGGAGAACTTCTTGAAAGTGAGCTGTTCGGTCATGAAAAAGGAGCCTTTACCCATGCTATCCGGACAAGGACCGGGCGTTTTGAGATGGCTCATGGCGGAACGGTTTTTCTTGATGAAATATCAGAGATGAGCCCGATGCTTCAGGTCAAGATATTAAGAGTTCTGCAGGAGCGGCAATTTGAAAGAATCGGCGGCACCAAAACGATAAAATCTGATTTCCGGGTTATAGCCGCCACCAACAGAAACCTTGAAGAAGAGGTGAATGCGTCCCGTTTTAGAAAAGATCTCTATTATCGCCTCAATGTTATCCCCATTGAAGCGCCGCCACTCAGGGATAGAGCCTCGGATATTCCTCTCCTGGTGGATTTTTTCATGATTAAATACAAGCGTCATCAGCGCAAGGAACTTCATGAGATTACTCCTGAGGCCCTTGATTATCTCCTGAAATATTCATGGCCCGGCAATGTCCGGGAACTGGAAAACATGGTAGAAAGGATGGTCATCCTGTCCACCGGCGACAGGATCTCTGTCGATGATCTTCCTGAACGTCTGCTTGAGGCGGGCGGAAGATCATCTCATAATATTGAAGAAATTCCTTTAGAAGGGTTTTCCCTGAGTCAGTCAGTGGCAGACTTTGAAAAACGGCTTATTACCCAGGCCCTTGATCAGGCCGGCTGGGTGAAGAACCGGGCCGCCAAGTTGTTAAATGTTAATCGCACAACCTTGCTTGAGAAGATGAAAAGGCACGAACTTTTTAATCCGTAA
- a CDS encoding fumarate hydratase: protein MREISSAEITQAVKKMAMTAACDLEPDILDALLKARDTETGFLAKNAIEMLLANADIASREKMPICQDTGICVLFVSLGQDVHISGDLDDAIQQGVRDGYREGYLRASVCDPLTRKNTGTNTPAIVHVELVPGDSLKLSFLPKGCGSENMSGLTMLPPSAGISGVVEFVTEKVVAAGPNPCPPVVVGVGMGGTFEKAAYLAKKSLLRPVGTPSARQDVAALEKEILAAINARGLGVQGLGGINTALAVHIEVFPSHIASLPVAVNIQCHAHRYNQVVL from the coding sequence ATGAGAGAAATAAGCAGCGCTGAAATTACTCAAGCAGTCAAAAAAATGGCGATGACCGCAGCCTGCGACCTTGAGCCCGATATCCTTGATGCCCTTCTAAAGGCACGAGACACCGAGACAGGTTTCCTTGCCAAAAATGCCATTGAAATGCTTCTTGCCAATGCCGATATTGCCAGCCGGGAAAAGATGCCCATTTGCCAGGATACCGGCATCTGCGTGTTGTTTGTATCTTTGGGTCAGGATGTTCATATCTCTGGAGACCTCGATGATGCTATTCAGCAAGGGGTGCGGGATGGCTATCGTGAAGGATATCTTCGCGCTTCGGTATGCGATCCTTTGACCAGAAAAAATACCGGGACTAATACCCCGGCAATTGTCCATGTTGAACTGGTTCCCGGTGATTCGCTGAAACTCAGTTTTTTGCCCAAGGGCTGTGGCAGTGAAAATATGAGTGGGCTCACCATGCTGCCCCCCTCGGCGGGAATTTCCGGAGTTGTTGAATTTGTCACCGAAAAAGTTGTGGCCGCAGGACCGAATCCCTGCCCGCCGGTTGTTGTCGGAGTGGGAATGGGAGGGACTTTTGAAAAAGCGGCTTATCTGGCAAAAAAATCCCTGCTGCGGCCGGTTGGAACGCCAAGTGCACGACAGGATGTGGCGGCCCTTGAAAAGGAAATACTTGCGGCAATCAATGCCAGGGGCCTTGGGGTTCAAGGCCTGGGAGGAATCAACACCGCCCTGGCAGTGCATATCGAGGTATTTCCTTCTCACATTGCAAGCCTGCCGGTAGCGGTGAACATTCAATGTCATGCGCATCGTTATAATCAGGTAGTATTGTGA
- the ftsE gene encoding cell division ATP-binding protein FtsE encodes MVEAVKVTKVYTPDVVALQEVSVSINKGEMVFLTGMSGAGKTTFLKLICCIERPTKGLIEVAGRDLSKITPSGIQRLRQNIGVAYQDFKILPQKTVLQNIAMSMEVLYKDTQEIRARVADLLDMLNLSDKQNTPAGKLSRGEQQRVAIARAAANKPPLLLADEPTGNLDREMSDRVVDLFLQLNREGTTVVVATHDEEIYKNKNYRILDLKHGFLTSLM; translated from the coding sequence ATCGTCGAGGCGGTCAAAGTAACTAAAGTTTATACTCCGGATGTTGTAGCTCTGCAGGAAGTTTCCGTGTCTATAAACAAGGGGGAAATGGTTTTTTTGACCGGCATGAGCGGCGCCGGCAAGACCACCTTTCTTAAACTTATCTGCTGCATAGAACGACCGACAAAAGGTTTAATTGAAGTGGCCGGGCGGGATCTCAGTAAAATCACCCCTTCCGGAATACAGCGACTGAGACAGAATATCGGAGTTGCTTATCAGGACTTCAAGATACTGCCCCAAAAAACAGTACTCCAAAACATTGCCATGTCCATGGAGGTTTTATACAAGGATACCCAGGAAATCCGCGCACGGGTCGCCGATCTTCTCGACATGCTCAATCTTTCCGACAAGCAGAATACCCCGGCAGGAAAACTTTCACGAGGGGAGCAACAGAGAGTGGCAATTGCCAGGGCAGCAGCAAATAAACCACCGCTCCTGCTTGCCGACGAACCTACCGGCAACCTTGACCGGGAGATGTCTGACAGGGTTGTCGACCTTTTCCTGCAGCTTAACAGGGAAGGGACTACTGTTGTGGTCGCAACCCACGACGAAGAGATCTATAAAAATAAAAATTACCGGATTCTAGATTTAAAGCATGGCTTTCTAACCTCACTTATGTAA
- a CDS encoding S41 family peptidase, translated as MKFKTKPLVKKLIFTAALSVTIFSIIFWSHDSGVSARTQDTYKNLEAFSNVLSIIQKNYVEDVDTQQIIEGAIKGMLSSLDPHSSYMKPDDFKELKVETQGSFSGIGIEITMKDGILTVVSPIEGTPAFKKGLKAGDKIIKIGDETTSDLTLVQAVKKLRGPKGSNVTISIHRKGWTDLKEITIVRDDIPLQSVKSKMLEPGYGYLRIINFQSKTTTDFKKALKDLTNDNDIKGLVLDLRNNPGGLLDQAVKISDVFIDDGIIVSTKGRIKEQNMVFKAHSAGTSYDFPLVVLVNEGSASASEIVAGALQDHKKAIILGAQTFGKGSVQTIIPINNGAGLRLTTAKYYTPSGISIQAKGITPDIVVPTEVHNNREEPAASKKKPKFLREKDLKHHIENGNESEEGEPAEEDIEGKNSSDELEPAEDKNKKIIDDKDSEKSEEELIKESIEKDNQLRTALTLLKGLNVFGGLKTP; from the coding sequence ATGAAATTCAAAACAAAACCACTTGTAAAAAAACTCATCTTCACCGCAGCATTAAGCGTTACAATTTTTTCAATAATTTTCTGGTCCCACGACAGCGGTGTCTCTGCAAGGACACAAGACACTTACAAAAACCTGGAAGCTTTTTCAAATGTCTTAAGCATAATCCAGAAAAACTATGTTGAGGATGTCGATACGCAGCAGATAATAGAAGGGGCGATAAAAGGAATGCTCAGCTCCCTGGATCCTCATTCATCCTATATGAAGCCCGATGATTTTAAAGAGTTGAAAGTTGAGACTCAGGGGAGTTTTTCCGGCATTGGAATTGAAATAACCATGAAAGATGGAATTCTTACGGTGGTATCCCCCATTGAAGGCACTCCTGCCTTTAAAAAAGGACTTAAGGCCGGCGACAAGATTATCAAAATCGGTGATGAAACAACCAGTGACCTGACATTGGTACAGGCAGTCAAAAAACTTCGAGGCCCCAAGGGATCCAACGTCACCATATCCATTCACCGCAAGGGCTGGACTGATCTCAAGGAAATCACCATTGTCAGGGATGATATCCCCTTACAAAGTGTTAAATCAAAGATGCTTGAACCCGGATACGGCTATTTGCGCATCATCAATTTCCAGTCAAAAACCACCACAGATTTCAAAAAGGCCCTCAAAGATCTTACCAATGATAATGACATCAAAGGTCTGGTCCTTGATCTCCGCAACAACCCCGGTGGACTGCTTGATCAGGCTGTAAAAATCTCAGACGTGTTTATCGACGACGGAATTATCGTTTCGACAAAAGGTCGCATCAAAGAGCAGAATATGGTGTTTAAAGCCCACTCGGCAGGAACCTCCTATGATTTCCCGCTGGTCGTTCTGGTTAACGAAGGAAGCGCCAGCGCTTCGGAAATTGTCGCCGGAGCGCTTCAGGACCATAAAAAAGCGATTATCCTCGGCGCCCAGACTTTCGGCAAAGGTTCCGTCCAGACAATTATCCCCATCAATAATGGTGCGGGGTTACGCCTGACTACCGCAAAGTATTACACCCCCAGCGGAATCTCCATACAGGCAAAAGGCATTACACCTGATATAGTAGTTCCCACTGAAGTGCACAATAACAGGGAAGAGCCGGCCGCATCCAAAAAGAAACCAAAATTCCTGCGTGAAAAAGACCTGAAACACCATATTGAAAACGGCAATGAGTCCGAGGAAGGTGAACCCGCTGAAGAAGACATCGAGGGCAAAAATTCCTCTGACGAATTAGAACCGGCAGAAGACAAGAACAAAAAAATTATCGACGATAAGGATTCGGAAAAATCCGAAGAGGAATTAATCAAAGAATCCATTGAGAAAGATAATCAGCTGCGGACCGCTCTCACCCTGCTCAAGGGCTTGAATGTTTTCGGTGGGTTGAAAACTCCGTAA
- a CDS encoding tetratricopeptide repeat protein produces MKTIVKIIKNFSLIIQFCCVFVILIAFPLQSSAEETSTKPADAVIQQQHPSERLWDKAMIALGKEDTKNAAAYFYRIYDKYHTAANAADALWEAVQIYKSLANASPVGDWQKVRDLFKRFITDYPDSPKYTEAYFEVGVSHFRMGYYREALVYLNLFLDRFPDSDFVPKAKGWRGKTLIQLNLPDEAEEIYRELVKSNDQNVRIMGLVGIGDTQIAKREYPGALTSFLNVNTKYPAYYKDNPEFLIQLGSAFFKNNREEEGRKNLFFFVNLAEKSYRRTEVIFELAESYFREGQDAAAQKLYEKAVLEGEKGERATMLSSLRQAQYLDDPQIKLSRWQRKGDLTDPKGDKEYQEVLTSYPSDPVAQDARYGLFMRYVARQEFDRAYEVGRSFLKHDNPKGDKKSSVLSGEILLYLIQEFLKQENYKKVYELYLSEYRHVSSYENGRLLFLVGQALESLLLYDQASVVYYRALALPLSDADKINLYSRRAEVYIAKKDWTAANRLLEYLRKIYKDKKEVGEIYYQSGRLEEALGQEKKALEYYTQAVEILTFIEKKDIYTQARLNMLFELKRYKEAADALENFRKDELLASDVLQGWYGRLGDALREENNFSESARAYLAGLTDDMPQEGNQAQGIHLHLGDVYFRMGEKEKGIQQMEKAQEGPNALWQKLAMERMKQSSIDIAVSKVGSILDKQ; encoded by the coding sequence ATGAAAACAATAGTGAAAATCATCAAGAATTTTTCCCTTATCATTCAATTCTGTTGCGTCTTTGTTATCCTGATCGCTTTTCCTCTGCAATCTTCTGCAGAGGAAACCTCCACTAAGCCCGCAGACGCAGTAATTCAGCAACAACATCCCTCTGAGAGATTATGGGATAAGGCGATGATAGCTCTGGGCAAGGAAGATACCAAAAATGCCGCGGCCTATTTTTATCGGATTTATGATAAATACCATACAGCAGCCAATGCTGCTGATGCCTTATGGGAGGCGGTACAGATCTATAAGTCGCTAGCCAATGCCAGCCCGGTTGGGGATTGGCAAAAGGTTCGCGATCTGTTCAAAAGATTCATAACCGATTATCCGGACTCCCCGAAATATACAGAGGCCTATTTTGAGGTTGGAGTCTCCCATTTCCGTATGGGATATTATCGCGAGGCCCTGGTGTATCTCAATCTGTTTCTCGATCGCTTTCCCGATTCGGATTTTGTTCCGAAAGCAAAGGGCTGGCGCGGTAAAACCCTTATACAATTGAATCTGCCGGACGAGGCTGAAGAAATTTACCGCGAGCTTGTAAAAAGCAATGACCAGAATGTTCGGATAATGGGTCTCGTTGGCATTGGCGACACCCAGATTGCCAAACGGGAATACCCGGGCGCCCTGACATCATTTCTTAATGTAAACACCAAGTATCCTGCATATTATAAGGATAATCCCGAGTTTCTTATTCAGCTTGGCAGCGCTTTCTTCAAAAATAACCGGGAAGAAGAGGGAAGAAAGAATCTTTTCTTCTTTGTCAATCTGGCGGAAAAATCGTATCGAAGAACCGAGGTCATATTTGAGCTTGCGGAAAGTTATTTCCGCGAAGGGCAGGATGCCGCCGCCCAGAAACTTTATGAGAAGGCGGTTTTGGAAGGTGAAAAAGGTGAAAGAGCAACAATGCTCAGCAGCCTCCGGCAGGCCCAATACCTCGATGATCCGCAGATTAAGCTCAGCAGGTGGCAGCGTAAAGGCGATCTGACCGATCCCAAAGGTGACAAGGAATATCAGGAAGTATTAACATCCTATCCTTCTGACCCTGTTGCCCAGGATGCACGATACGGCCTTTTCATGCGCTATGTTGCCCGTCAGGAATTTGATCGTGCATATGAAGTCGGGAGAAGTTTTTTGAAACATGATAACCCCAAGGGAGACAAAAAGTCATCCGTGTTATCCGGGGAAATACTGCTGTATCTCATTCAGGAGTTTCTGAAACAGGAAAATTATAAAAAGGTGTATGAGCTGTATCTATCCGAGTATCGCCATGTAAGCTCCTATGAAAATGGCCGCCTGCTTTTTCTTGTGGGCCAGGCCCTTGAATCCCTGCTTCTTTATGATCAGGCTTCGGTTGTCTATTACCGGGCTCTTGCACTTCCCTTGAGCGATGCTGACAAGATTAATCTCTACTCCAGGCGTGCCGAAGTTTACATAGCCAAGAAGGATTGGACCGCCGCGAACCGGCTCCTGGAATACCTGCGCAAGATTTATAAGGATAAAAAGGAAGTGGGTGAGATTTATTATCAGAGCGGCAGGCTGGAGGAAGCGCTAGGCCAGGAGAAAAAAGCTCTTGAATACTATACTCAGGCGGTTGAAATTCTTACTTTTATTGAGAAAAAAGATATCTACACCCAGGCTCGCCTCAATATGTTATTTGAATTGAAGCGCTATAAGGAGGCCGCCGACGCCCTGGAAAATTTCAGAAAAGACGAGTTGCTTGCTTCCGACGTCCTTCAGGGATGGTATGGTCGGCTCGGGGATGCTCTCCGTGAGGAGAATAATTTTTCTGAATCTGCGCGGGCGTATCTTGCCGGGTTGACCGACGATATGCCCCAGGAAGGGAATCAGGCGCAGGGCATTCATTTGCATCTGGGCGATGTTTATTTCCGGATGGGTGAAAAGGAAAAAGGTATACAGCAGATGGAAAAGGCCCAGGAAGGCCCCAATGCGCTGTGGCAGAAACTCGCCATGGAAAGAATGAAACAGAGCAGTATTGATATTGCTGTATCAAAAGTTGGTTCCATTCTTGATAAACAATAA